A stretch of the Lolium perenne isolate Kyuss_39 chromosome 3, Kyuss_2.0, whole genome shotgun sequence genome encodes the following:
- the LOC127339334 gene encoding receptor-like serine/threonine-protein kinase ALE2: protein MRPLACVLLVLLASVLGSTGTDLAPAPGVGNSPDDQGQASSPPQPTFVPGPITLPTAPLLTPSASPPLQKGAASPVVPTEPQTSPAPVVPPKEYNAPPPVESAPPVETAPPAVTDDVPPPAAPPQAAEKPTEPHSAPAPVVPPKEDNAPPPVESTPPPVETAPPAVTDNVPPPAASPQAAEKLTPILPGSPAVLPSVQAPTPSVAVKPNLPLAPPPSVNNQPSSPIGSGNDAPPYPPPKSSFPAVPPSASVPPELVKPPTAPPIIVQAPQQQALPPNNGNTVPPANASPPASGKNHGIERAPPPKKPSTAPVHKSPTRGPAPASSPLPHDTNMPAIPKNAPTVPRAQPPSLGVAPKPAPTSRSHPPVPTKGERPSFAPSYPPPHAQGPDISRARPPQKIGAKRQNHHAPPPMFQGHPNFPVHPPSPSPVSPRAPSNGRKRPRVSPTLPPIPPKTEPKAPSAHPIWALPPPPPNLDCNLLSCPEPLTDPPAGAPCACVLPIKVGIRLSVDLYSFFPLVSNFAEEVGSGVNMARRQVRVMGANVAGDQPDKTVVLVHLVPMHLNFDNATAFSAFQRLWSKRIPLKPSVFGDYEILYVVYPGLPPSPPSAPDGVGNGAFGNSRNARAMKPLGVDVGRPKRKVNGSLIAIAVLSTVIALIICIAAAWFLILKFRDSDDIAQRYPHSAIPKISRSSGTCNTLLPGRHSSHSGPSGSLGSSMATYTGQAKTFKFVEIEKATNGFDDSAVLGEGGFGCVYQGTLDDGTTVAVKVLKRFDGQGEREFLAEVEMLGRLHHRNLVKLLGICVEENARCLVYELIPNGSVESHLHGADRDIAPLDWNARMKIALGAGRALAYLHEDSSPCVIHRDFKSSNILLEHNFTPKVSDFGLARTARGEGNQHISTRVMGTFGYVAPEYAMTGHLLVKSDVYSYGVVLLELLTGRKPVDMSQPAGQESLVAWARPYLTNVVSLRRAVDPLLGPNVPLDNVAKAAAIASMCVQPEVAHRPSMSEVVQALKLVCSEGDEVLGSGSFSQELAAHATAVYDVTGMEAERVLLSEMFGSTPVFTPAPDSGSFRKQSSSGPLMTGKNMKFWQRLRNLSRGSMSEHGASPDFETRSECSNR from the exons ATGCGGCCTCTCGCTTGCGTGCTGCTGGTGCTCCTCGCCTCGGTTCTTGGATCCACAG GTACTGATCTGGCTCCTGCTCCCGGGGTTGGTAATTCTCCTGATGATCAAGGACAAGCTTCTAGTCCTCCTCAACCTACGTTCGTTCCCGGTCCAATAACTCTTCCAACAG CACCACTTCTAACTCCTTCAGCAAGTCCTCCACTCCAGAAGGGAGCTGCTAGCCCTGTAGTTCCCACTGAACCGCAAACTTCACCAGCTCCAGTAGTTCCCCCTAAAG AATATAATGCACCTCCTCCAGTCGAGTCTGCGCCTCCAGTTGAGACCGCACCTCCCGCTGTCACTGACGACGTGCCCCCGCCAGCAGCTCCTCCGCAAGCTGCCGAAAAACCCACTGAACCGCATTCTGCTCCGGCTCCCGTTGTTCCTCCTAAAG AAGATAATGCGCCTCCTCCAGTTGAGTCTACGCCTCCACCAGTTGAGACCGCACCTCCCGCGGTCACTGACAACGTACCCCCGCCAGCAGCTTCTCCTCAAGCTGCTGAAAAACTCACACCAATACTTCCTGGGTCACCTGCAGTGCTACCTTCAGTTCAGGCTCCTACTCCCTCTGTGGCCGTGAAGCCTAATCTGCCACTAGCACCACCTCCTTCGGTGAACAATCAACCAAGTAGCCCAATTGGATCAG GTAATGATGCCCCTCCATATCCACCACCTAAAAGCAGTTTCCCCGCAGTTCCTCCTTCGGCTTCAG TTCCGCCAGAACTTGTGAAACCTCCGACTGCACCACCTATTATTGTACAAGCACCTCAGCAACAAGCACTGCCTCCAAATAATG GAAATACAGTGCCCCCAGCAAATGCTTCCCCTCCTGCAAGTGGTAAGAACCATGGCATTGAGCGTGCACCCCCACCAAAGAAACCTAGTACTGCCCCGGTTCACAAATCACCGACTAGAG GGCCTGCACCTGCATCTAGTCCGCTGCCCCACGATACAAATATGCCGGCAATCCCAAAGAATGCTCCAACAGTGCCACGTGCTCAGCCCCCGTCACTAGGAGTAGCTCCTAAACCAGCACCCACTAGCAGATCTCATCCTCCGGTACCAACGAAAGGAGAGCGTCCATCATTTGCTCCATCTTACCCACCACCCCATGCTCAAG GTCCTGACATCTCACGAGCTCGACCTCCACAGAAGATTGGGGCTAAAAGGCAAAACCATCATGCACCTCCACCGATGTTTCAAG GTCATCCAAACTTCCCTGTGCACCCTCCATCTCCTTCACCAGTGTCACCAAGGGCCCCCTCTAATGGCAGAAAAA GACCTCGTGTTTCTCCTACCCTTCCGCCAATTCCTCCTAAAACAGAACCTAAAGCACCATCAGCTCATCCTATTTGGGCACTTCCCCCACCGCCACCTAATTTAG ATTGCAACTTGTTATCATGCCCAGAGCCTCTAACTGATCCACCTGCGGGAGCTCCGTGTGCTTGTGTTCTACCGATTAAAGTTGGAATCCGTTTAAGTGTGGACCTTTATTCATTCTTTCCATTAGTTTCGAATTTTGCTGAAGAAGTTGGATCTGGGGTAAACATGGCTCGGAGGCAGGTTCGTGTTATGGGTGCAAATGTAGCTGGTGACCAACCTGACAAGACAGTGGTTCTTGTGCATCTGGTACCAATGCATTTGAATTTTGACAATGCGACTGCCTTCTCGGCATTTCAAAGATTGTGGAGCAAAAGAATTCCTCTAAAGCCATCAGTTTTCGGGGACTATGAGATTCTCTATGTTGTATATCCAG GGCTTCCTCCTTCCCCCCCTTCGGCACCAGACGGTGTTGGTAATGGTGCATTTGGGAACAGCAGAAATGCAAGGGCAATGAAGCCACTGGGGGTCGACGTCGGAAGACCCAAAAGAAAAGTGAATGGGAGCCTAATTGCTATTGCTGTTTTATCCACTGTTATAGCGCTGATTATTTGCATTGCGGCTGCATGGTTTCTTATACTCAAGTTCAGGGATTCAGATGACATAGCTCAAAGATATCCACATAGTGCAATTCCAAAAATTTCGAGGTCTTCTG GGACATGTAACACACTGTTGCCTGGTCGCCATAGTTCACATTCAGGTCCATCCGGTTCACTCGGCTCAAGCATGGCAACATACACAGGGCAGGCAAAAACATTCAAATTTGTTGAGATTGAAAAGGCTACAAATGGCTTTGATGATTCGGCAGTACTTGGAGAAGGTGGCTTCGGATGTGTCTACCAGGGCACACTTGATGATGGAACCACTGTTGCGGTAAAGGTTCTGAAAAGATTTGATGGCCAAGGTGAACGGGAGTTCTTGGCAGAGGTTGAGATGCTGGGACGGTTGCATCACCGAAATTTGGTCAAGCTGTTAGGCATATGCGTAGAGGAGAATGCACGGTGTCTGGTATATGAACTTATTCCAAATGGCAGCGTTGAATCCCATTTGCACG GAGCGGATCGCGATATAGCTCCACTTGATTGGAATGCACGTATGAAGATAGCCCTTGGGGCAGGGCGGGCACTTGCATATCTACATGAAGATTCAAGCCCTTGTGTGATTCATCGTGATTTCAAGTCAAGCAATATACTGCTAGAGCACAATTTCACACCGAAAGTTTCTGACTTTGGACTGGCCAGGACCGCGAGGGGGGAGGGTAACCAGCACATTTCCACTCGTGTGATGGGAACATTCGG ATATGTTGCACCAGAGTACGCCATGACGGGGCATCTTCTTGTCAAGAGTGATGTATACAGTTATGGCGTCGTATTACTTGAGCTCCTCACAGGTAGGAAGCCTGTGGACATGTCTCAGCCTGCGGGGCAAGAAAGCCTAGTTGCATGGGCTCGCCCATATCTGACAAATGTGGTGAGCTTACGTCGAGCTGTTGATCCGCTTCTCGGCCCTAATGTACCACTAGACAACGTGGCAAAAGCAGCAGCTATCGCATCAATGTGCGTACAACCTGAGGTTGCACACCGACCGAGCATGAGCGAAGTCGTGCAGGCCTTGAAACTTGTCTGCAGTGAGGGTGATGAGGTTCTTGGATCGGGAAGTTTCAGCCAGGAGTTGGCGGCTCATGCTACAGCGGTTTACGATGTTACGGGCATGGAAGCGGAGAGGGTGCTATTATCTGAGATGTTTGGCTCCACACCTGTCTTCACTCCAGCTCCTGATTCAGGTTCTTTCCGCAAGCAGTCCAGCTCAGGCCCTCTGATGACTGGCAAGAATATGAAGTTCTGGCAGAGATTGCGAAACTTGTCAAGAGGTAGTATGAGTGAGCATGGTGCCTCACCAGATTTTGAGACGCGTTCAGAGTGTAGCAATAGGTGA